The genomic window CTTTTGATCTTTTTTGTAATTCAGAGCAAATTTCCACAGAACAAACCACAATTTCAAGGAACTTACGGACAACTGATCCAGTCACTGTTTACGCTTATAAAAACACAGCCCGTTTTGCGCGAAGCAACCGCAATCAATGTTTTCAGTTTTGCTCAATTCGGAGCATTTTGGACCACAATGGTGCTTTTGCTTTCTGGAAAACCTTTCGATTTTAATAGTGCAACAATTGGTTTATTCGGAATCGTTGGTGCGTCTGGAGCTTTAGCAGCACCTCTTGTTGGGAAATTGGGAGATAAAGGAAACTCTAGAATTGCAGTTGGTTATGGTATTTTATTGGTTTTAATCAGCTTTTTGATTTTTTATTTTTCAATAGAAAGTGTAATCGGAATCGCAATCGGAATTGTGTTTATTGATATCGGAATTCAAGGTGTTCACATTTCTAATCAAACTAGAGTTTATTCGTTATTGCCAGAAGCAAGAAACAGATTGAATACCGTATTTATGTCACTGACATTTTTAGGAACAGCAGCGGGATCGGCATACGGTTTGTTGTTATGGAAAATGGGTGGATGGCAGTATGTAACAATTGGCTGTATGGTCTTATCATTATTGTCATTAACAGTGTACGGATTCACATATAAATCAAAATCTAAAAAAGCAAAAGCGCAAATTGATTAAAAAATTAATTTGTAAATTTGCGTTCAAATTAAAAATAACAACATGGAAAACGGAATATACGCTAAATTCAATACTAGCAAAGGTTCAATTTTAGTAAAATTGACACACGATTTGACACCGGGAACTGTAGGGAACTTTGTTGCTCTTGCAGAAGGAAATATGGAAAATAAAGTGAAACCTCAAGGACAAAAGTTCTATGACGGATTAACTTTCCATAGAGTAATAGCAGATTTCATGATTCAAGGTGGTTGTCCAAAAGGAACTGGAACTGGAGATCCAGGTTACAAATTTGATGATGAATTTCACCCAAGCTTAAAACACGATCGTCCAGGAGTTTTATCAATGGCAAATTCTGGTCCAGGAAGTAATGGTTCTCAATTCTTCATTACTCACGTTCCAACTCCTTGGTTAGATAACAAACACAGTGTTTTTGGACACGTTGTTGAAGGACAAGATATTGTTGATGCTGTTGCTCAAGGTGACAATTTAGAGTCTGTTGAAATTATCAGAGTTGGAGAAGAAGCTCAAAAATGGAATGCAATTGAAGCTTTCATTGGTT from Flavobacterium sp. KACC 22763 includes these protein-coding regions:
- a CDS encoding peptidylprolyl isomerase, whose product is MENGIYAKFNTSKGSILVKLTHDLTPGTVGNFVALAEGNMENKVKPQGQKFYDGLTFHRVIADFMIQGGCPKGTGTGDPGYKFDDEFHPSLKHDRPGVLSMANSGPGSNGSQFFITHVPTPWLDNKHSVFGHVVEGQDIVDAVAQGDNLESVEIIRVGEEAQKWNAIEAFIGLKGARMKREAALKAESEAKMEQLAAGFDRTESGLRYKMIQKGEGKKAEAGKTVSVHYEGSLDNGKVFDSSYPRKKPIEFKLGIGQVIEGWDEGIALLQVGDKARFVIPSDLAYGPSGAGGVIPPNAVLIFDVELMDVK
- a CDS encoding MFS transporter gives rise to the protein MAVCTGLIVANLYYCQPLIVLIANEFKIPEESAGTITYLTQAGYAIGLFFMVPLGDKIERKRQILMTTFATVIALLIAATAKSFLVLQIASLLIGITSIVPQLILPLAASLSAPEQRGKVVGTIMSGLLVGILLSRTLSGFIGQVLGWRSMFYIAAGICLLIFFVIQSKFPQNKPQFQGTYGQLIQSLFTLIKTQPVLREATAINVFSFAQFGAFWTTMVLLLSGKPFDFNSATIGLFGIVGASGALAAPLVGKLGDKGNSRIAVGYGILLVLISFLIFYFSIESVIGIAIGIVFIDIGIQGVHISNQTRVYSLLPEARNRLNTVFMSLTFLGTAAGSAYGLLLWKMGGWQYVTIGCMVLSLLSLTVYGFTYKSKSKKAKAQID